TTTGATATTGCTTCAGAGATTGGGATTTATCCCCATGAGGAAACTTTCGGCGAAACCCTTGCCGTATGGGGGATAGGCTCTGGGCCCTATTTGGTATTGCCACTTTTTGGTCCCAATAATGTAAGGGGTACTGTGGGTCGTGGGGTAGATTACTATATAAATCCATTCAATTATTACGCAAAGAGTCATGATAGAGACTATCTGATTTACGTTAAGTTGGGGGTAACGACAGTTGATACGCGTATCCGCAATATGAAACTTTTGGATCAATTGGAAGAGGATTCAATCGATCTTTATGCCACGATACGTAGCTTGTACTGGCAAAACTTAACCGCACGTCTAAAGGCAGCTGAGGATGATGATTATTCTGATAGAGATCTTCCCAGCCCCTTTGATGATGATGATCTGGATTAAATAGGAGTAAGAAATGAGCATTCAACGCATTCTCTGGACAGGACTATTTGTATTTTGTGTGTATGCGCCAGATGGCCAGGCAGCAGGACCAAAAGCAAAGGAAAAAGAAGATATAACTGATGTCTCTGTAAAGTTTATCCAGGGTCTTGGAGATAAGGCGACGAAGCTTTTGACCTCTCCGACAATTACGGACGAAGAGCGAGATAATCGTTTCAAAATGCTCTTTAAGGAAAATTTTGCAGTAGAGGGGATAGGACGTTTTGTTCTTGCACGTTATTGGAAACGCGCGACCAAAGAGGAAAAAACAGAGTTCTTAGAGCTCTTTAAAGAGATGGTGACGGATACGTATGCGGCTCGATTTGGGCAATATAAACAAGAGAAATTTGAAATTTCAAAGACGCGTGGCAAGGGTGACGGTGGTGTTCTCGTCATGAGTAACATTATTCGTTCCGAAGGGAATAAGCCCATAACGGTCCATTGGCTTGTGTACAAGTTAAAGGGGGAACTCAAAGTATTTGATGTGATTGTAGAAGGGATAAGTTTGGGTGTTACCCAAAGATCCGAATATGGTGCTATCATCCAGCGCCAGGGCGGAAAAATCGAAGGCTTACTGGCCGAACTGCGGAAGAAATTGGGGAAGAAGTAGGCCAAAGTATCTCTTAAAACACCAAATTGGTGACGCTTATCAATTACGCATCCTTGTAAATCGAAAGTTCAACTTTAAATTTGCAAGGAAGAACTTACGGTAGGAGAACTTCATACGCCTTCTGCGTTATTGTCGAAAAGTGCCGTCATAGCCTGGAAATAAGCACTTCAACATGCGTATTTCCCGCTCGCTATAGCCAAATATTATCTATTCAAAAATTGGGGTGACTTTTTTACAATTTACGTGAAGAGCATAGCTTTTGTCTAGGTGAATACGACACGAGCCAAAAATATATTCCGGGGCAACATTCATTTGAACTTGTATGAATGAAATCATAAGGTTACACAGGAAAAGTTTTTTACAACGAATGCATAAAGGGAAAGCTCATGTCGGATATTAAAAAAGCGCTGGATTTAATGAAAAAGAATGATGTTACCTATGTGGACTTCTGTTTTACGGATTCCCAAGGAAAGTGGCATCATTTGGCTCGGCATGCGTCCACTATGGATGAGAGCGCGTTTTCCGAGGGAATTATGTTTGATGGGTCTTCCGTCAAATCTTGGAAGGATATCCATGATTCAGACATGATCTTGATGCCCGATGCCTCAACGGCTTTGCTGGACCCTTTTCCAACACAGAATACCATGACCATTATTTGTGATGCCCACGAGCCTGGAAAGAAAGAAGGCTATGCTAAGGACCCACGTTCCATCGCAAAACGGGCCGAAGCCTATATGAAAAAGACGGGCATTGCTGATACGGCTTATTTTGGTCCAGAGCCAGAGTTTTTTATTTTTGATGATGTAAAATATGACGTAAGTTCTCACAATACTTATTTTAAAATTTCAGCTGAGGAAGCTCCCATTTCTTGTGGTAAAGATTTTCCCGAGGGCAATTCGGGCCACAGAAGCCCTTTGAAGGAAGGGTATTTTGTCTCACCTCCCATTGATACGCTCAACGATATGAGAGCAGAGATCCTTACGGTTATGTCCAATATGGGGATTTCCGTTGAAAAACATCACCATGAGGTCGCCCCCTCACAGCATGAGGTGGGGTTCAAGTTTGGGACTGCCGTGACGGCGGCGGATCATCTGCAGATTTTCAAATACATT
Above is a window of Alphaproteobacteria bacterium DNA encoding:
- a CDS encoding VacJ family lipoprotein; translated protein: MIQSSHRRRVYFLFVPLVIFMMKTDVQAYAPSVEKTIEKDEVDPTVGEDNDPLEGMNKAIFDFNHFLDAILLKPVSQMVYEITPQPVQDGVHNFLQNLNEPLVLLNEILQLDGDNAADTLARFLLNTTFGVLGLFDIASEIGIYPHEETFGETLAVWGIGSGPYLVLPLFGPNNVRGTVGRGVDYYINPFNYYAKSHDRDYLIYVKLGVTTVDTRIRNMKLLDQLEEDSIDLYATIRSLYWQNLTARLKAAEDDDYSDRDLPSPFDDDDLD
- a CDS encoding ABC transporter substrate-binding protein gives rise to the protein MSIQRILWTGLFVFCVYAPDGQAAGPKAKEKEDITDVSVKFIQGLGDKATKLLTSPTITDEERDNRFKMLFKENFAVEGIGRFVLARYWKRATKEEKTEFLELFKEMVTDTYAARFGQYKQEKFEISKTRGKGDGGVLVMSNIIRSEGNKPITVHWLVYKLKGELKVFDVIVEGISLGVTQRSEYGAIIQRQGGKIEGLLAELRKKLGKK
- the glnA gene encoding type I glutamate--ammonia ligase, yielding MSDIKKALDLMKKNDVTYVDFCFTDSQGKWHHLARHASTMDESAFSEGIMFDGSSVKSWKDIHDSDMILMPDASTALLDPFPTQNTMTIICDAHEPGKKEGYAKDPRSIAKRAEAYMKKTGIADTAYFGPEPEFFIFDDVKYDVSSHNTYFKISAEEAPISCGKDFPEGNSGHRSPLKEGYFVSPPIDTLNDMRAEILTVMSNMGISVEKHHHEVAPSQHEVGFKFGTAVTAADHLQIFKYITKNVAHSYGKSATFMPKPICDDNGSGMHVHQSLWKNKKNLFMGTDYADLSKTAMYYIGGILAHAKALNAFTNPSTNSYKRLVPGYEAPVILAYSARNRSAACRIPHVTEPNGRRIEVRFPDPVANPYLCMASMLMAGLDGIKNKIHPGDAMDINLYDLSDEELAGIPAMSSSLSEALVSLDQDRDFLLAGAVFTNEQIDSYIGMKLDEVNAVDQMPHPVEFKMYYSS